In one window of Rathayibacter caricis DSM 15933 DNA:
- a CDS encoding MFS transporter, with product MPTPSRAPESARRTPRRGRPGLTLAAVSFGLFMVGLDGTVVSIANPAIAASLGTSFAELQWITNAYLLGLAVFLILGGTLGDRFGRRRMYLIGVAAFAVTSVAIGLVGSAEGVIAFRALQGLSAALLMPQTLALLRSTFPKEKFGMAVGIWGGVSSVAIAAGPIVGGALVALFGWESVFFINAPIAVVGLILGGSVLAESTAPTRGRFDVAGVALLALGLFGLVLGVVQSESWGWTSPLTLGAIALGLVLLAAFVVVENRVGTPLVPMSLFRNPTLSVGAVAIAVNFFALFGATFFLSLFLLNLRGVAGVQAGVMLLPLSGVSIIASPLGAMLVAKWGIRPTMTTGLGLIAVSMLGLTFLTTDSAYLAMAVPFVLLALGVGLVMTSGADAIVGSAPVRLAGVAGGLQATSLQLGGALGTSVFAAVVAAAASAGTSGLGLSESAREGVAQGLVPAGAAPDVAAAAADAFLGGLHTAFLAAAVVAAIAAVLALVFVRSSTPHHDGATVLEEVAAGTAA from the coding sequence GTGCCCACGCCCTCCCGCGCGCCCGAAAGCGCGCGCCGCACTCCTCGTCGGGGCCGCCCCGGCCTCACCCTCGCCGCCGTCTCGTTCGGCCTCTTCATGGTCGGACTCGACGGCACCGTCGTCTCGATCGCCAACCCCGCCATCGCCGCCTCGCTCGGCACCTCGTTCGCCGAGCTGCAGTGGATCACCAACGCGTACCTGCTCGGCCTCGCGGTGTTCCTCATCCTGGGCGGCACGCTCGGCGACCGCTTCGGCCGCCGCCGCATGTACCTGATCGGCGTCGCCGCCTTCGCCGTCACCTCGGTCGCCATCGGCCTGGTCGGGTCGGCGGAGGGGGTCATCGCCTTCCGCGCCCTCCAGGGGCTGAGCGCCGCGCTGCTCATGCCGCAGACGCTCGCCCTGCTGCGCTCGACCTTCCCGAAGGAGAAGTTCGGCATGGCGGTGGGCATCTGGGGCGGCGTCTCGTCGGTCGCCATCGCGGCGGGCCCGATCGTCGGAGGGGCGCTCGTCGCGCTCTTCGGCTGGGAGTCGGTCTTCTTCATCAACGCCCCGATCGCCGTCGTCGGCCTGATCCTCGGCGGCAGCGTGCTGGCGGAGTCGACCGCCCCGACCCGCGGGCGCTTCGACGTCGCCGGCGTGGCCCTGCTCGCCCTCGGCCTCTTCGGCCTCGTGCTGGGCGTCGTCCAGTCGGAGTCGTGGGGCTGGACGAGCCCGCTGACGCTCGGCGCGATCGCGCTCGGGCTGGTGCTGCTCGCGGCCTTCGTCGTGGTCGAGAACCGCGTCGGGACGCCCCTGGTGCCGATGTCGCTGTTCCGCAACCCGACGCTCTCGGTCGGAGCCGTCGCCATCGCCGTCAACTTCTTCGCCCTGTTCGGAGCGACGTTCTTCCTGTCGCTGTTCCTGCTCAACCTGCGCGGCGTCGCGGGCGTGCAGGCCGGCGTGATGCTCCTGCCGCTCAGCGGGGTGTCGATCATCGCGTCGCCGCTCGGAGCGATGCTGGTCGCGAAGTGGGGCATCCGGCCCACGATGACGACGGGGCTCGGCCTGATCGCCGTGTCGATGCTCGGACTGACCTTCCTCACGACCGACTCGGCCTACCTCGCGATGGCCGTGCCGTTCGTGCTGCTCGCCCTCGGCGTCGGCCTGGTCATGACCTCCGGAGCCGACGCGATCGTCGGCAGCGCACCCGTCCGCCTGGCCGGCGTCGCGGGCGGGCTCCAGGCCACGTCGCTGCAGCTCGGCGGTGCGCTCGGCACCTCCGTCTTCGCCGCGGTCGTCGCAGCGGCCGCGAGTGCCGGCACCAGCGGGCTCGGGCTCTCGGAGTCGGCCCGCGAGGGCGTCGCGCAGGGGCTCGTCCCCGCCGGCGCCGCGCCGGACGTGGCGGCCGCGGCCGCCGACGCGTTCCTGGGCGGGCTGCACACCGCGTTCCTCGCCGCCGCGGTGGTCGCGGCGATCGCCGCGGTGCTCGCCCTGGTCTTCGTCCGCTCCAGCACCCCGCATCACGACGGGGCGACGGTGCTCGAGGAGGTCGCCGCGGGCACGGCGGCCTGA
- a CDS encoding glutathionylspermidine synthase family protein, with protein MRRHTSTPRPEWRARLDEVGFSFYNLPSEGGRPYWNELAAYSFAPAEIDLLEGVTKELFDLCMEACEKVVREGRFAEFGIPERFHELVRTSWDEDDPTVYGRFDLAYDDRGAVKLLEFNADTPTSLVETAAAQWQWLIDVHGPDADQFNSLHEQLVEQWRHLRLERWTLDEGARLHLASLRDSGDGELIVEDADTVAYMAETAAQAGFDPKLIFVEDIRYELDGAGFVDADGEPIRRIFKLYPWEWMLGEQFGGLLLDRRERTRWVEPAWKLLLSNKQLLVVLWEMFRGHPNLLPASAEPLVGTAQVRKPRLGREGANVTVLDADGAVVAENGGVYGEEGFIHQARAELARLDGKTVVIGSWIVGETPAGIDVRETSGLITGDLAEFVPHYIEGGRSDPAFGSPEPTRPHDARDDRPQDEETR; from the coding sequence ATGCGCAGACACACCTCGACCCCGCGTCCGGAGTGGCGCGCCCGCCTCGACGAGGTCGGTTTCAGCTTCTACAACCTGCCGTCCGAGGGCGGCCGGCCCTACTGGAACGAGCTCGCGGCCTACAGCTTCGCCCCGGCCGAGATCGACCTGCTCGAGGGCGTCACGAAGGAGCTGTTCGACCTCTGCATGGAGGCGTGCGAGAAGGTCGTGCGCGAGGGGCGCTTCGCCGAGTTCGGCATCCCGGAGCGGTTCCACGAGCTGGTCCGCACCTCCTGGGACGAGGACGACCCCACCGTCTACGGCCGCTTCGACCTCGCCTACGACGACCGCGGCGCGGTGAAGCTCCTCGAGTTCAACGCCGACACCCCGACCTCGCTCGTCGAGACGGCCGCCGCCCAGTGGCAGTGGCTGATCGACGTGCACGGGCCCGATGCCGACCAGTTCAACAGCCTGCACGAGCAGCTCGTCGAGCAGTGGCGCCACCTCCGGCTCGAGCGCTGGACGCTCGACGAGGGCGCCCGGCTGCACCTCGCGTCGCTCCGCGACTCCGGCGACGGCGAGCTGATCGTGGAGGACGCCGACACCGTCGCGTACATGGCCGAGACGGCGGCGCAGGCGGGCTTCGACCCCAAGCTGATCTTCGTCGAGGACATCCGCTACGAGCTCGACGGCGCGGGCTTCGTCGACGCCGACGGCGAGCCGATCCGGCGCATCTTCAAGCTCTACCCGTGGGAGTGGATGCTCGGCGAGCAGTTCGGCGGGCTCCTGCTCGACCGGCGCGAGCGCACGCGCTGGGTCGAGCCCGCGTGGAAGCTCCTGCTCAGCAACAAGCAGCTGCTCGTCGTGCTCTGGGAGATGTTCCGCGGGCACCCGAACCTGCTCCCCGCCTCCGCCGAGCCGCTCGTCGGCACCGCCCAGGTGCGCAAGCCCCGGCTCGGCCGGGAGGGCGCGAACGTCACGGTCCTCGACGCCGACGGCGCGGTCGTCGCCGAGAACGGCGGCGTCTACGGCGAGGAGGGCTTCATCCACCAGGCGCGCGCCGAGCTCGCCCGCCTCGACGGCAAGACGGTCGTGATCGGCAGCTGGATCGTCGGCGAGACCCCCGCCGGGATCGACGTGCGCGAGACGAGCGGCCTGATCACGGGCGATCTCGCCGAGTTCGTGCCCCACTACATCGAGGGCGGGCGGAGCGATCCCGCCTTCGGCAGTCCCGAGCCGACCCGCCCGCACGACGCCCGCGACGACCGCCCGCAGGACGAGGAGACCCGATGA
- a CDS encoding CaiB/BaiF CoA transferase family protein, which yields MTTAPRIAPLDGLRVLELGNFIAAPTAGRLLADFGAEVIKVERPGTGDELRKWRLHAGSTTSMLFHTINRNKKSITLDLRTEEGRDAVRRLAAECDVVLENFRPGTLERWGIGPDVLNEANPELVIGRISAFGQTGPLSERPGFAAVAEAMGGFRELVGDPDRPPVRVGVSIGDSIAGLYAGYGVMMALFQRETRRAAGLGPAPLEERVIDVALNEAMFSMMESLIPDYQAHGIVRERVGGRMEGIAPTNAYTCSDGSSIVIAGNGDAIFQRLMEIIGREDLAADEGLVSNDLRWKRRDELDAAIGAWTATRTSAEALAVLDESGVPSGPIYTAADISASEQYAARDMIQKFDVDTGAGTIEDVGFPGVVPVLGGRSLPIRTLAPELGHDTEEVLAMLQGATPTTRAAEADAR from the coding sequence ATGACCACCGCACCCCGCATCGCTCCGCTCGACGGGCTCCGCGTGCTCGAGCTGGGCAACTTCATCGCCGCTCCGACCGCGGGCCGGCTGCTGGCCGACTTCGGCGCCGAGGTGATCAAGGTCGAGCGGCCGGGCACCGGCGACGAGCTGCGCAAGTGGCGCCTGCACGCGGGCTCGACCACGTCGATGCTGTTCCACACCATCAACCGCAACAAGAAGTCGATCACCCTCGATCTGCGCACGGAGGAGGGCCGCGACGCCGTCCGCCGGCTGGCCGCCGAGTGCGACGTGGTGCTCGAGAACTTCCGGCCCGGCACCCTCGAGCGCTGGGGGATCGGGCCCGACGTGCTGAACGAGGCGAACCCCGAGCTCGTGATCGGCCGGATCTCGGCGTTCGGGCAGACCGGACCGCTGTCGGAGCGCCCCGGGTTCGCCGCGGTGGCGGAGGCGATGGGCGGGTTCCGCGAGCTCGTCGGCGACCCCGACCGCCCGCCCGTGCGCGTCGGCGTCTCGATCGGCGACTCCATCGCCGGCCTTTACGCGGGGTACGGAGTGATGATGGCGCTCTTCCAGCGCGAGACGCGGCGGGCGGCGGGCCTGGGCCCTGCGCCGCTCGAGGAGCGGGTGATCGACGTGGCCCTGAACGAGGCGATGTTCTCGATGATGGAGTCGCTGATCCCCGACTACCAGGCCCACGGCATCGTCCGCGAGCGCGTCGGCGGGCGGATGGAGGGCATCGCGCCCACCAATGCGTACACGTGCTCCGACGGGTCGAGCATCGTGATCGCCGGCAACGGCGACGCGATCTTCCAGCGCCTGATGGAGATCATCGGGCGCGAGGACCTCGCCGCCGACGAGGGGCTGGTCTCGAACGACCTGCGCTGGAAGCGCCGCGACGAGCTCGACGCCGCGATCGGCGCGTGGACGGCGACCCGCACCTCTGCAGAGGCGCTCGCGGTCCTCGATGAGAGCGGCGTCCCCTCCGGCCCCATCTACACGGCGGCCGACATCAGCGCGAGCGAGCAGTACGCCGCGCGCGACATGATCCAGAAGTTCGACGTCGACACGGGCGCCGGCACGATCGAGGACGTCGGCTTCCCCGGCGTCGTCCCCGTGCTCGGCGGCCGATCGCTGCCGATCCGCACACTCGCCCCCGAGCTGGGGCACGACACCGAGGAGGTCCTGGCGATGCTCCAGGGCGCGACCCCCACCACCCGCGCCGCCGAGGCGGACGCCCGATGA
- a CDS encoding hydroxymethylglutaryl-CoA lyase: protein MSARLRDVTLRDGLQLTGRMLSTERKVGLARALLAAGVPELEIGSMARGDVVPPMANTLEVIAALTPEELERSWVWVATPRHIEKAAAAGARNFQYCFSASDSHNRANIGRPTEASLDAMPEAVALAHGVGGRIQLCIATSFTCPFEGAVPEERVLAIANDPRAEGAEDVVICDTLGQAHPGQVASLVARVAAETPPREIVFHGHDTWGSGVANALAAVQAGASVVDGALGGLGGCPFAPGASGNTASEDLLFAMRPEWLDTAAFAALVRQSESLLGELGEPNRSKARQGARSPAKAFPWVLAD from the coding sequence ATGAGCGCGCGACTGCGCGACGTGACCCTGCGCGACGGACTGCAGCTCACGGGCCGGATGCTGTCGACCGAGCGCAAGGTGGGCCTCGCCCGCGCGCTCCTCGCCGCCGGGGTGCCCGAGCTCGAGATCGGCTCGATGGCCCGCGGCGACGTGGTGCCTCCGATGGCGAACACGCTCGAGGTGATCGCGGCGCTGACCCCCGAGGAGCTCGAGCGGAGCTGGGTGTGGGTCGCGACTCCGCGGCACATCGAGAAGGCCGCGGCGGCCGGGGCGCGCAACTTCCAGTACTGCTTCTCGGCCTCCGACTCGCACAACCGCGCGAACATCGGCCGCCCCACCGAGGCGAGCCTGGACGCGATGCCGGAGGCGGTCGCGCTCGCCCACGGCGTCGGCGGGCGCATCCAGCTCTGCATCGCCACGTCCTTCACCTGCCCGTTCGAGGGGGCGGTGCCGGAGGAGCGCGTCCTCGCGATCGCGAACGACCCCCGGGCCGAGGGCGCCGAGGACGTCGTGATCTGCGACACCCTCGGTCAGGCGCATCCGGGGCAGGTCGCATCGCTCGTCGCGCGGGTCGCCGCCGAGACCCCGCCCCGCGAGATCGTGTTCCACGGCCACGACACCTGGGGCTCGGGCGTCGCCAACGCGCTGGCCGCCGTGCAGGCGGGCGCCTCGGTCGTCGACGGAGCGCTCGGCGGACTCGGGGGCTGCCCGTTCGCGCCGGGTGCGAGCGGCAACACCGCCTCCGAGGACCTCCTCTTCGCGATGCGACCGGAGTGGCTCGACACCGCGGCGTTCGCGGCGCTGGTCCGTCAGTCGGAGAGCCTGCTGGGGGAGCTCGGCGAGCCGAACCGGTCGAAGGCGCGGCAGGGTGCGCGGTCGCCCGCGAAGGCGTTCCCGTGGGTGCTGGCGGACTGA